Genomic segment of Prochlorothrix hollandica PCC 9006 = CALU 1027:
AAAAATAGGGTAAGTAATGGGCTGATTCAGATTACGACCGGTCATAGTTAGTATCTAAAACTTTCAAAAACTACTGATTCAGAAATTCTTCGATCTGCTGTGCCGCTTCATAGCGATCGGACACAACCGGAGCCTTAATGGTGTCCTGAGCATAATACTCATTGGGACGGGGGGTGCCGAACGCATCATAGGCCAAGCCGGTGCTGACAAATAACCAACCCGCTAAAAAGAGCGCCGGGATGGTGATGCTATGAATGATCCAGTAGCGAACACTGGTCACAATATCGGCAAAGGGGCGTTCCCCAGTACTGCCTCCAGCCATAATCTTGTCCTCCTGTACAGCAACGAGTGCTTTTCTTAAATATCTTATCGGAGACTGACAACACTAGAACTCTTTAGCAAAAACTTTTGGGGAGTCTTGCCGCCAACAGCACCCCAGAGGACTGCCCCCAGGTCTCCTGCCTCCATCGGTTCACGGGGATCCGAGGCTTCATCCCTAGGCCAGAAATCAGGTTAACCCAGAGCTAGCCTGCACCGAAGGACACACCTGCCCCAAGGGACAGGGCTAGAACACAGGGTTAGAAA
This window contains:
- the psbE gene encoding cytochrome b559 subunit alpha gives rise to the protein MAGGSTGERPFADIVTSVRYWIIHSITIPALFLAGWLFVSTGLAYDAFGTPRPNEYYAQDTIKAPVVSDRYEAAQQIEEFLNQ